From Aquificaceae bacterium, a single genomic window includes:
- a CDS encoding M48 family metallopeptidase — MTSQEFKERVRLWAKKLKVDEKLREIHIRNMKNKLASCSSKGRITFDSTVLEMESADMDRIIVHELLHLRYRNHGKLFKRLLEVYLEEGF, encoded by the coding sequence ATGACATCTCAGGAGTTTAAAGAGAGAGTAAGGCTGTGGGCAAAAAAGCTCAAAGTTGATGAAAAACTCAGGGAAATCCACATAAGGAACATGAAAAATAAGCTGGCAAGCTGTTCAAGCAAAGGAAGAATAACCTTTGACAGCACAGTGCTAGAAATGGAGTCAGCAGACATGGACAGAATAATAGTTCACGAACTACTGCATCTGAGATACAGAAATCACGGCAAACTCTTTAAAAGGCTTCTGGAAGTGTATCTGGAGGAAGGTTTTTAA
- the coaBC gene encoding bifunctional phosphopantothenoylcysteine decarboxylase/phosphopantothenate--cysteine ligase CoaBC encodes MAKILLGVSSSIAIYRACELVRELVKSGHQVRVVMSPFSERFISRLTFQALSGNRAYVDWEDDPLLHINLPRWSDLFLVAPCSINTLSKIALGIGDNLLTTCALSHKGTLMLAPAGNVEMYKNPAVQENIKRLKDRGVIIIEPEEGKLLCEEEGQGRLASLERLLDWVEYALRPKLLEGKRVLITAGSTREFIDSVRFISNLSSGLMGFSLARVFRWYGAQVKVVAGFTTAEEPPEVEVIRVVSAQDMFERVMHLKDWADIVVMNAAVADYRPSEVYGGKLKKRERFTLELVKNPDILAELGRSEGDKFLVGFALEERERLEGNALKKLQEKNLDLIVANPLESMGSETYEGRLFFRDGRRLDIKAGRKLEASELIVKELIKTLLKAP; translated from the coding sequence ATGGCTAAGATACTTCTGGGAGTAAGCTCAAGCATAGCCATATACAGAGCCTGTGAGTTGGTGAGGGAGCTGGTAAAGTCTGGACATCAGGTCAGGGTTGTCATGTCTCCCTTCTCTGAAAGGTTCATAAGCAGGCTCACCTTTCAGGCTCTTTCTGGAAACAGAGCCTATGTGGATTGGGAGGACGACCCCCTTCTTCATATAAACCTCCCCAGGTGGTCGGACCTGTTTCTTGTGGCACCCTGCAGTATAAATACCCTTTCAAAGATAGCATTGGGCATAGGGGACAATCTTCTTACCACCTGTGCCCTCTCTCACAAGGGCACTCTGATGCTCGCCCCTGCGGGGAATGTGGAGATGTATAAGAATCCTGCAGTGCAGGAAAACATCAAAAGGCTTAAAGACAGAGGCGTCATCATAATTGAACCGGAGGAGGGAAAGCTCCTGTGTGAGGAGGAAGGACAGGGAAGGCTTGCCTCTCTGGAAAGGCTCTTAGACTGGGTTGAGTATGCCTTGAGACCCAAACTCCTTGAAGGTAAGAGGGTTCTCATAACCGCAGGGTCCACAAGGGAGTTTATAGATTCTGTGAGGTTTATATCCAACCTCTCAAGTGGTCTTATGGGCTTCTCTCTTGCGAGGGTTTTCAGGTGGTATGGGGCTCAGGTTAAGGTGGTGGCAGGCTTTACCACCGCAGAGGAGCCTCCAGAGGTGGAGGTCATAAGGGTTGTCTCTGCGCAGGATATGTTTGAGAGGGTAATGCACCTCAAAGACTGGGCTGATATAGTGGTCATGAATGCGGCGGTAGCGGACTACAGACCGTCTGAAGTTTATGGAGGAAAGCTAAAAAAGCGTGAAAGGTTTACCCTTGAGCTGGTGAAAAACCCCGATATACTTGCTGAGCTGGGAAGGTCAGAGGGGGATAAGTTTCTGGTAGGCTTTGCGCTGGAAGAGAGGGAAAGACTAGAGGGAAACGCTCTGAAAAAACTTCAAGAAAAGAACCTTGACCTGATTGTGGCAAACCCACTGGAAAGTATGGGTTCAGAAACTTACGAGGGAAGGCTATTCTTTAGAGATGGAAGGAGACTTGATATAAAAGCTGGAAGAAAGCTCGAAGCCAGTGAGTTGATAGTGAAAGAGCTGATAAAGACCCTCCTTAAAGCCCCTTAA
- a CDS encoding Uma2 family endonuclease, translated as MEETRTRLTADEFFRLYPEETRIELIDGEVYEMPAPSAKHQDVLIRILLPMRIYADSKSSGVVLTAPVDVIFSEDTVLQPDIVYVSDQSKVKEKIHGAPDLVVEVVSPSTFKRDITDKMKLYERHGVREYWLVFPLEKTIMVYELTEKGYELFSYATEKGKVKSRVLQGFELEVEEVFGGL; from the coding sequence ATGGAGGAAACAAGGACGAGGCTGACTGCGGATGAGTTTTTCAGGCTCTACCCGGAAGAGACACGTATAGAGCTAATTGACGGGGAGGTTTATGAGATGCCCGCACCAAGTGCAAAACATCAGGATGTTCTTATAAGAATACTCCTTCCTATGAGGATATATGCAGACAGCAAGTCGTCAGGTGTTGTTCTCACCGCACCCGTAGATGTGATATTTTCAGAGGATACCGTCCTTCAGCCTGACATAGTGTATGTATCTGACCAATCCAAGGTAAAGGAAAAGATACACGGGGCTCCAGACCTTGTGGTGGAGGTGGTCTCTCCGTCAACTTTTAAGAGGGACATAACCGACAAGATGAAGCTGTATGAAAGGCATGGTGTAAGGGAATACTGGCTTGTGTTTCCTTTAGAAAAGACCATAATGGTCTATGAGCTTACAGAGAAGGGTTATGAGCTCTTTTCCTACGCCACGGAGAAGGGCAAAGTAAAGTCAAGAGTCCTGCAGGGCTTTGAGCTGGAGGTGGAGGAGGTTTTTGGGGGTCTGTGA
- a CDS encoding HsdR family type I site-specific deoxyribonuclease, giving the protein MEGKLRFSERRSVQEPVIRYATQAGWKYISPEEVQNLRLNSAKAILEKVFIPKITELNPFLTEQKAMDVLRELERVRPDIHGNLTVWQFLKGQKTIYIETERRERNIKLIDTENPHRNVFHITDEFTFTNGSESIRQDVVFFINGIPVVFAEAKAPYKIDAVEEALSQVRRYHERCPELLAIEQAFVLTHLISFLYGATWNASSKGLYNWKEEQAGDFESLVKSFFQPERLLELITEYLLFPERDGRLQKVILRPHQVRAVNKILQRAQEKEKKRGLIWHTQGSGKTYTMIVTARRLIESPFFENPTVLMLVDRLELESQLFMNLRSVGIHVKVADSREELRRLLEEDTRGIIVSTIHKFEGMPANINTRENIFVLIDEAHRTTSGALGNYLMGALPNATFIGFTGTPIDRGRSTFVIFGRDDPPQGYLDKYSIAESIADGTTLPLHYSFAPSELTVDKKLLEEEFLNLKEAEGISDVEALDRILDKAVRLKNALKSRSRIEKVARYIAEHYREYVEPLGYKAFVVAVDREACALYKEELDRYLPPEYSRVVYSRHQTDPEHMRLHYLEEEEEKLIRKNFLDPEKNPKILIVTSKLLTGFDAPLLYCLYLDKPMRDHVLLQTIARVNRPYEDQYGRKKPAGLIVDFVGIFANLQKALAFDSADVEGVAEDLQKLKEKFASLMEFKDMEELREVFLSSYSEDKILELALEHLRDEEKREKFYRLYIDITDIYNILSPDPFLRPYLQRVEGLIRLYLVVRQYYEPGKNIDREFTKKVEELVRKHTKQGEIGQATYVYEINEEILRELQKEDVPDSEKVYNLTKGLQRLFQQEMKTKPHVISLAQKLENVLESYRRGQKSTQKVIEELKKLYEEYEELERERAEKGLAPEVFAIYRLLKREGIKESGEKAKRISELFSDHPHWRRSREQERNLRREIIKLLEPQNNPKAVELTEEILNIMRQT; this is encoded by the coding sequence GTGGAAGGAAAGTTGAGGTTTTCGGAAAGGCGCTCGGTGCAGGAGCCTGTTATCAGGTATGCCACTCAGGCAGGCTGGAAATACATAAGCCCCGAGGAGGTCCAGAACCTCAGGCTCAACAGCGCCAAAGCTATACTTGAGAAAGTTTTCATACCAAAAATAACGGAGCTTAACCCCTTTCTAACAGAGCAGAAGGCAATGGATGTTCTCAGGGAGCTTGAAAGGGTCAGGCCTGACATCCATGGAAACCTGACCGTCTGGCAGTTTCTGAAGGGTCAGAAAACCATCTACATAGAAACCGAGAGGAGAGAAAGGAACATAAAGCTAATAGATACAGAAAACCCCCACAGAAATGTTTTTCACATCACAGATGAGTTTACCTTTACTAATGGCTCAGAGTCCATAAGGCAGGACGTGGTCTTTTTCATAAACGGCATACCGGTTGTCTTTGCGGAAGCAAAGGCTCCCTATAAAATTGATGCGGTGGAGGAAGCTCTATCTCAGGTCAGGAGGTATCACGAGAGGTGCCCCGAGCTACTTGCTATTGAGCAGGCTTTTGTGCTTACGCATCTTATCAGCTTTTTATATGGTGCCACATGGAACGCAAGCTCAAAGGGACTGTATAACTGGAAAGAGGAACAGGCGGGAGACTTTGAAAGTCTCGTAAAGTCCTTTTTCCAGCCCGAGAGGCTTCTGGAGCTTATAACCGAATACCTACTTTTCCCGGAGAGGGACGGACGCCTGCAGAAGGTGATACTCAGACCCCATCAGGTGCGTGCGGTCAACAAGATCCTTCAGAGGGCACAGGAAAAGGAAAAGAAAAGAGGTCTCATCTGGCACACTCAGGGCTCTGGAAAGACCTACACCATGATTGTGACCGCTAGGAGGCTCATTGAAAGCCCCTTCTTTGAAAATCCCACAGTGCTCATGCTGGTGGACAGGCTGGAACTGGAAAGCCAGCTTTTTATGAACCTCAGGTCTGTGGGAATTCATGTAAAAGTTGCAGACAGCAGGGAAGAGCTCAGAAGGCTTCTGGAAGAGGACACAAGGGGCATTATAGTCTCCACCATACACAAGTTTGAGGGCATGCCTGCCAACATAAACACCAGAGAAAACATCTTTGTGCTCATTGACGAGGCACACAGAACCACATCGGGCGCCCTTGGAAACTATCTGATGGGAGCTCTGCCCAACGCTACCTTTATAGGCTTTACGGGCACGCCCATAGACAGGGGCAGGAGCACCTTTGTGATTTTCGGCAGGGATGACCCGCCACAGGGATACCTTGACAAATACAGCATAGCCGAGTCCATAGCAGATGGGACAACCCTTCCCCTTCACTACAGCTTTGCCCCCAGTGAGCTCACCGTTGACAAGAAGCTGCTGGAAGAGGAATTTTTGAACCTCAAAGAAGCGGAAGGCATCAGCGATGTGGAAGCTCTTGACAGGATACTTGACAAGGCTGTCAGACTAAAGAACGCCCTCAAAAGCAGAAGCAGGATTGAAAAGGTTGCCCGCTATATCGCAGAGCATTACAGGGAGTATGTGGAACCTCTGGGATACAAGGCCTTTGTGGTGGCAGTAGACAGAGAAGCCTGCGCCCTCTACAAAGAAGAGCTTGACAGATACCTGCCACCAGAATACTCAAGGGTAGTATACAGCAGGCATCAGACAGACCCGGAGCACATGAGGCTTCACTATCTTGAAGAGGAAGAGGAAAAACTCATCAGAAAGAACTTCCTTGACCCGGAGAAAAACCCCAAAATCCTCATAGTCACCAGCAAACTGCTAACTGGCTTTGATGCGCCCCTTCTCTACTGTCTTTATCTTGACAAGCCCATGAGGGACCATGTCCTGCTCCAGACTATAGCGAGGGTAAACAGGCCCTACGAAGACCAGTATGGCAGAAAGAAACCCGCAGGTCTTATCGTGGACTTTGTGGGCATCTTTGCAAACCTCCAGAAAGCCCTTGCCTTTGACTCTGCAGATGTAGAAGGAGTGGCAGAAGACCTTCAGAAGCTAAAGGAGAAGTTCGCCAGCCTTATGGAGTTCAAAGACATGGAGGAGCTGAGAGAAGTCTTTTTGAGCTCATACTCGGAGGACAAAATACTGGAGCTTGCCCTGGAGCACCTCCGGGACGAAGAAAAAAGAGAAAAATTTTACAGACTCTACATAGACATAACAGACATCTACAACATACTCTCTCCAGACCCTTTCCTGAGACCCTACCTGCAGAGAGTGGAAGGTCTGATAAGGCTCTACCTTGTGGTCAGACAGTATTACGAGCCAGGGAAGAACATAGACAGGGAGTTTACAAAGAAGGTGGAGGAGCTCGTAAGAAAACACACAAAACAGGGAGAAATAGGGCAGGCGACCTATGTATACGAGATTAACGAGGAAATACTCAGAGAACTACAGAAAGAGGATGTACCCGACAGTGAGAAGGTTTACAACCTCACTAAAGGCCTTCAAAGGCTCTTCCAGCAGGAAATGAAAACCAAGCCCCATGTAATATCCCTCGCCCAGAAACTTGAAAACGTGCTGGAGAGCTACAGGAGAGGACAGAAAAGCACACAGAAGGTCATTGAAGAGCTCAAAAAACTCTATGAAGAATACGAAGAGTTAGAAAGGGAAAGGGCAGAGAAAGGCCTTGCCCCAGAGGTCTTTGCCATATACAGGCTCTTAAAAAGAGAAGGCATAAAAGAGAGCGGGGAAAAGGCAAAGAGGATAAGCGAGCTCTTTTCTGACCATCCCCACTGGCGCAGAAGTCGGGAACAGGAAAGGAATTTAAGAAGAGAGATAATCAAATTACTTGAGCCACAGAATAACCCAAAAGCAGTAGAGTTAACAGAAGAAATTCTCAACATCATGCGACAGACATGA
- the mnmA gene encoding tRNA 2-thiouridine(34) synthase MnmA: MRIAVGMSGGVDSSVCALLMKEAGHEVIGITLRFHQEVCSAGDLRVCCSPQDVRDAAKVSEHLGIPHLTLSWEKIFEERVVNYFLGETLMGKTPNPCAICNREVKTGLLAEYLKKVVEIDRLATGHYARFVEYKGRRLIARGKDQKRDQSYFLSLVKREHLELLEFPLGELTKDEVRQIAKDRNLPVWNKKDSQDVCFLMGKEPGEFVEERVGSKEGYFYFEGEVVGRHRGFFHYTVGQRKGLGVALGFPVYVCGVDAEKNAVYLCREKELYRDWLLLEGVNFHLEPELWEKPLAQIRYRNRPVPVENMEKTPDGYRVKFAEPVKGITPGQVCAFYEGDVLLGGGIIKE, encoded by the coding sequence ATGAGAATTGCAGTTGGTATGAGTGGAGGTGTGGACAGTAGCGTCTGTGCCCTGCTCATGAAGGAGGCTGGTCACGAGGTAATTGGTATAACTCTTCGTTTCCATCAGGAGGTTTGCAGTGCTGGCGACCTCAGGGTCTGTTGCTCGCCTCAGGACGTGAGAGATGCGGCGAAGGTTTCCGAACACCTTGGCATTCCCCATCTTACCCTTAGCTGGGAAAAAATTTTTGAGGAGCGGGTAGTAAATTACTTTCTGGGGGAAACTCTTATGGGGAAAACCCCAAATCCATGTGCAATATGCAACAGGGAAGTAAAAACTGGCTTACTGGCAGAATATCTCAAAAAGGTTGTAGAGATTGACAGGCTTGCTACAGGACACTACGCAAGGTTTGTAGAATACAAGGGTAGAAGGCTCATAGCCCGCGGTAAAGACCAGAAGAGAGACCAGTCCTATTTTCTGAGCCTTGTAAAAAGAGAACATCTTGAGCTTCTTGAGTTTCCACTGGGAGAGCTAACCAAAGATGAGGTTAGACAGATAGCAAAAGATAGAAACCTTCCCGTCTGGAATAAGAAGGACTCGCAGGACGTGTGCTTTCTTATGGGAAAAGAACCTGGGGAGTTTGTAGAAGAAAGGGTTGGCTCTAAGGAAGGATACTTCTACTTTGAGGGCGAAGTTGTGGGCAGGCACAGAGGCTTTTTCCACTATACGGTAGGGCAGAGGAAGGGTCTGGGTGTGGCTCTGGGCTTCCCTGTGTATGTGTGCGGCGTGGATGCAGAAAAGAATGCGGTTTATCTGTGCAGAGAAAAGGAGCTCTATAGGGACTGGCTTTTGCTGGAGGGCGTAAACTTTCATCTTGAGCCTGAACTCTGGGAAAAGCCCCTGGCACAGATAAGATACAGGAACAGACCAGTGCCTGTGGAAAACATGGAAAAAACACCGGATGGCTATAGGGTAAAATTTGCAGAGCCAGTAAAAGGCATAACCCCCGGTCAGGTCTGCGCCTTCTATGAGGGGGATGTGCTTCTGGGTGGTGGCATAATAAAGGAATGA
- the serA gene encoding phosphoglycerate dehydrogenase, with amino-acid sequence MHRILITDPISEKGIELLRREPDFEVDNEPDISYEELLEVVGGYHCIITRSRTPVTRELIERGENLKVIGRAGVGVDNVDIESASMRGILVINTPGANTIGATELTLCHMLNVVRNAHIAHKSMVEGRWDRKKFMGTELYGKTLGIIGLGNIGSQVAIRAKAFGMTVYAYDPYIPREKADRLGVKLFDNLHHMLKQIDILTIHAPLTHETKHMITRREFEIMKDGAVLINCARGGIVKDEDLIWALESGKLAGVGLDVFSVEPPPKEFVDNISKFPNVSLSPHIGANTYESQENVAVIVAQQVIKALRGQTVEYVVNAPFPDLSVLTLIKPHLDLAERMGRFLVQWSEEGIREVHIEVRGDIAPHFHPIASAVLMGILKETVDFPVNIINASYVARDRGIKVEELTSEESEDYKHYIKVVARGDSTERVVAGSVLEGHIPRIFQIDQYRVDVEPEGIMLVFENRDVPGVIGKIGSILGNAGVNIAGFRLGRERKGGIALGILNLDDQVPEEVMQELRKIPQVLFAKQVIV; translated from the coding sequence ATGCACAGAATCCTTATTACCGACCCCATATCTGAAAAGGGTATTGAGCTTCTCAGGCGTGAGCCTGACTTTGAGGTGGATAACGAGCCAGATATATCCTACGAAGAACTGCTTGAGGTGGTGGGGGGTTACCACTGCATTATAACGAGAAGCAGGACTCCGGTTACAAGGGAGCTGATAGAAAGAGGAGAGAATCTCAAGGTTATAGGTAGAGCCGGAGTGGGTGTGGACAACGTGGATATAGAATCCGCCTCTATGAGGGGTATACTTGTCATAAACACGCCTGGAGCAAACACCATAGGGGCTACAGAGCTTACACTCTGCCACATGCTCAACGTGGTGAGAAATGCCCACATAGCCCACAAGAGTATGGTGGAGGGTCGCTGGGACAGGAAGAAGTTTATGGGAACAGAGCTTTATGGAAAAACCCTTGGAATAATTGGCCTAGGAAACATAGGCTCTCAGGTTGCCATAAGGGCAAAAGCCTTTGGTATGACCGTATACGCCTATGACCCATACATACCGAGGGAAAAGGCAGACAGGCTTGGGGTAAAGCTCTTTGACAATCTTCACCACATGCTAAAACAGATAGACATCCTTACCATTCATGCACCCCTGACCCATGAGACAAAGCATATGATTACGAGAAGAGAGTTTGAAATTATGAAGGATGGAGCAGTCCTCATAAACTGTGCAAGGGGTGGAATAGTGAAGGACGAAGACCTCATATGGGCTCTGGAGAGCGGGAAGCTGGCGGGCGTCGGACTGGATGTCTTTTCCGTGGAACCACCTCCGAAGGAGTTTGTAGACAATATATCAAAGTTTCCAAATGTTTCTCTGTCGCCTCATATTGGAGCGAACACCTATGAGTCTCAGGAAAACGTGGCGGTAATCGTTGCACAGCAGGTAATCAAGGCGCTGAGAGGACAGACGGTAGAGTATGTGGTGAACGCACCCTTCCCAGACCTCTCTGTCCTTACCCTCATTAAACCCCACCTTGACCTTGCGGAGAGAATGGGCAGATTCCTGGTGCAGTGGTCGGAGGAAGGTATAAGGGAGGTTCATATAGAGGTGAGGGGTGATATAGCACCTCACTTTCATCCTATAGCGTCGGCGGTGCTCATGGGAATCTTAAAAGAAACAGTGGACTTTCCTGTAAACATAATAAACGCCAGTTATGTGGCAAGAGACAGGGGAATAAAGGTAGAAGAGCTTACCTCAGAAGAGAGCGAAGACTACAAACATTACATCAAAGTGGTGGCGAGAGGCGACAGCACGGAGAGGGTTGTGGCCGGGTCTGTGCTGGAGGGGCACATACCAAGAATATTTCAGATTGACCAATACAGGGTGGATGTGGAACCAGAGGGTATAATGCTGGTTTTTGAAAACAGAGATGTCCCGGGAGTTATTGGGAAAATAGGCAGCATACTGGGTAATGCAGGCGTGAACATAGCAGGTTTCAGACTGGGAAGGGAAAGGAAAGGAGGTATAGCCCTTGGAATTCTCAACCTTGACGACCAGGTGCCAGAGGAGGTAATGCAGGAGCTCAGAAAAATACCACAGGTTCTCTTTGCCAAGCAGGTTATCGTGTAA
- the rlmB gene encoding 23S rRNA (guanosine(2251)-2'-O)-methyltransferase RlmB: MIVYGKNPVIEALRSGRDVEKVLFAHDSHPPHQVVKLCKERGIKLQKAPRQKIEELAGTKKTQGILAILSPVEYVEAHKLFRETVKRGSFFLTLDHITDPQNVGNLLRTCEVFGGVGALMPKDRACPINETVVKASAGAVFYLMLARVGSLARALKDFKEMGGWVAAVERGGRDIRDVDLPTGCTLVLGSEGEGISRSVLELADMVVSIPMQGRINSLNVSSAGAIAMWEVFRKILDKVPAGGYNR, encoded by the coding sequence ATGATAGTCTACGGTAAAAACCCCGTTATTGAAGCCCTCAGGTCGGGCAGGGATGTGGAAAAGGTGCTCTTTGCCCACGACTCGCACCCTCCCCATCAGGTTGTCAAACTTTGCAAGGAGAGGGGCATAAAACTCCAGAAAGCACCGAGGCAGAAAATAGAAGAACTCGCCGGAACAAAAAAGACACAGGGAATTCTCGCCATACTGAGCCCAGTTGAGTATGTTGAAGCTCACAAACTTTTCAGGGAGACCGTAAAAAGAGGTTCCTTCTTTCTCACCCTTGACCATATCACAGACCCTCAGAACGTGGGAAACCTCTTAAGGACCTGCGAGGTTTTTGGTGGAGTTGGAGCGCTTATGCCAAAGGACAGAGCGTGTCCCATAAACGAGACCGTAGTCAAGGCATCTGCAGGCGCCGTTTTTTATCTCATGCTGGCAAGGGTGGGTAGCCTCGCAAGAGCTCTGAAAGACTTTAAGGAAATGGGTGGCTGGGTTGCGGCGGTGGAGAGGGGAGGCAGAGATATTAGAGATGTAGACCTTCCCACAGGATGCACTCTCGTGCTCGGTTCTGAGGGCGAAGGGATCTCAAGGAGCGTGCTCGAGCTGGCGGATATGGTGGTATCAATTCCCATGCAAGGCAGGATAAACTCACTCAATGTCTCATCTGCTGGAGCCATCGCCATGTGGGAGGTTTTTAGAAAAATACTTGACAAAGTTCCCGCTGGTGGATATAATAGATAA
- a CDS encoding Uma2 family endonuclease gives MEVKTKLTTEEFFKLYPEESRVELIDGEVYEMPAPSFVHQEVVARIFIPMRLYSEESRLGKVVFSPIDVVLDEGNVLQPDIVFVSDAGRIGKNIQGAPDLLVEVVSPSTLIRDLTDKMKIYERNGVQEYWIVFPLEKAIIVYTLSPEGYELFSSAVEKGKVRSKALKGFELEVEEVFKGL, from the coding sequence ATGGAAGTCAAGACAAAACTTACCACAGAGGAGTTCTTCAAACTCTATCCCGAAGAGTCCAGAGTAGAGCTCATTGATGGGGAGGTTTATGAGATGCCCGCACCAAGCTTTGTGCATCAGGAGGTAGTGGCGAGAATCTTTATCCCCATGAGGCTTTACTCAGAGGAGAGTAGGCTGGGTAAAGTTGTTTTCTCCCCGATTGATGTGGTGTTGGATGAAGGTAATGTTCTGCAGCCGGACATAGTCTTTGTCTCAGACGCTGGCAGGATAGGGAAAAACATACAGGGTGCACCTGACCTTTTGGTGGAGGTTGTCTCCCCTTCTACCCTTATCAGAGACCTTACTGACAAGATGAAGATATACGAAAGGAACGGAGTTCAGGAATACTGGATAGTCTTTCCCCTTGAGAAAGCCATAATCGTATACACATTGAGTCCAGAAGGTTATGAGCTTTTCTCATCCGCCGTAGAAAAGGGCAAAGTAAGGTCAAAGGCTCTCAAGGGCTTTGAGCTGGAGGTGGAGGAAGTCTTTAAGGGGCTTTAA